Part of the Candidatus Zixiibacteriota bacterium genome, ATCTTCCCGCGCTCAGTCAGCAACTGGCCGAGATGAAACGTCTCGCGCGGGCCGTAGGCGTAGATGACATCGCCGGCCTCGAAGTAAATCATGATGATGGAGTCGTCGTGCTGTATTCCGAGCGTGCCGGACTTGCGTCCGGTGGCGAGCAACTGGAGAATCTCGACCAGGGCGAATTTTTCGATATTTCCCTGTAAATCCAAAGCATCTATTCCTTCGTTTGGGCCTGCCGGCAATTGTAGCTAACGTAGGTCACTGTATTTCAGGCTGATATATTGTCGCGAAAAACAGCGCCAAGCAAACCTAATATCATTTGTGAGCTTAGAGCTCTCTTGTCCTGTCGGTATGATAGGGCACAGTTGGGGGGATGTCAACCAACAAGTTGTGTGTCGTTTCGAGACGCAAATCCCGCGCGGATTTTTGTTTATCTGGTCAGAATGGCGGACTATTATTGTGGCGTTTAGGAGCTTACGGGCGGCATGGACGATCAGCCTAAGATAATCTCGGTCGAGGAGAAACCGGGCGGCGTGCGGCTCACTGTCTCCGGCCGGACGGAAGATATTATCTTGCCCATTGATCTCGTTTACCGATACAACCTTAAACCGGGCGTGACGATCACTCCTGCCCAGATGGACCAGCTTCTCGCGGAATCGGGGCGGTTTCTGTGTGACCGTGAGACGGCCCGCCTGCTGGCGGTGCGCGAGCACTCGTCCGGAGAGATCGTGGTCAAGCTCAAGCGGAAAGGGTTCGGCGAGAAGCTGATCGCGGCCACTGTCGAAAAGTTCCGCAAGCGCGGCCTGATCGATGACCCCCGATTGGCCATGAAACTGGCGCAGCAGGCGCTCGAACGTAAACCGGCCGGCCGGGCGTTTCTGGTGGCGGTGCTGCGACGAAAGATGATCGACCGCATGCTGGCCGAGTTGACTGTTGACACGCTGCTCGACGAAATCGACGACATCCAAAGTGCTATCCAGGCCCTGCGCCAGCGCTGGCCCGTTCCGGAGCAGATAGAGGTTGAATCGGTCCGCGACAAGGCATATAGTTACCTCTCCCGGCGCGGATTCGGCTACGAAACCGCCCGCGCCGCCTGCAGCGCCGTGTTTGGTAGTCCGAGAAAGGCAGACGACGATTAGAACTTCCGAAGTCAGACAGTCCTTTTTGGAATTCTTTCGGCAGCGCGGCCACCGCCTGGTGGAATCATCGCCGGTAGTCCCTTTCGACGACCCCACGATATTGTTCACCAACGCCGGCATGAACCAGTTCAAGGACGTGTTCACCGGCAAGCGGAAACCGGATTTCCCCCGGGCGACCTCGTCGCAGAAATGCATCCGTGCGGGCGGGAAGCATAACGATCTGGACAATGTCGGATTCACCGCCCGACACCACACGTTTTTCGAGATGCTCGGCAATTTCTCGTTCGGAGATTACTTCAAGGCAGAGGCAATCGAATACGGCTGGGAGTGGGTCACCAAAACGCTGGGCCTGCCGAAAGACCGGCTGTACGCGACGGTCTATCTCGACGATGACGAGGCGTATCGCCTTTGGGCCAAGTTCGCACCGGAACTCAGAAACGGTCGCATTCTCCGGTTCGGCAAGAAGGACAATTACTGGTCGATGGGGGATATCGGTCCATGCGGGCCCTGTTCGGAGATTCACTTTGACCGGGGGGAGAAGTTCGGCGACGGCCCAAACGATATCATTAACGGCGACACCGACCGGTTTGTCGAAATCTGGAACCTGGTGTTCATGCAGTTCGAGCAGATGCCCGACGGCAAGCTGGTGAAGCTTCCGAAACCGTCGGTGGACACCGGCGCGGGCCTGGAACGAATCACGGCGATCATGAACGACGCCGAGAGCAACTATGGGATCGATATCTTCCAAAGTCTCATCAGATCGATTTCTGAGATTACCGGTTCACGCTATGAAGACCATGTGCCGTCGCATCATGTCGTGGCTGATCATATCCGGGCGCTGACGTTCGCCCTGTCCGACGGGGCGGGCATCTCCAACGAGGGGCGCGGGTACGTTCTCAGGCGGATTCTTCGTCGTGCCGCCCGCCACGGCCGTGAGTTAGGCGCAAAAGAGCCGTTTCTTCACAAATTAGTGCCGACTCTGGTGGGTGAGATGGGCGACGTGTATCCGGAGATCAGGCAGAAGAAGGATTACGTGGTGAGCGTGATCGAGGCGGAGGAGGAGTCGTTCGCGCGGACTCTGGACACAGGGCTGGAGCTGTTGAGCATACTGGCGCGAGAAGTGAAGTCGAACGGCAGCAGTGTCATTCCCGGCGGCGACGTGTTTCGACTTTACGATACTTACGGTTTCCCCTACGACTTGACGGAGACGATTGCTGCTGAGCAGGGCCTGGCACTGGACCGCGAGGGCTTTGACAAGGCTATGGCGGCGCAGCAGGAGCGTTCGCGAGGGGCGGCGAGCTTCGAAGGGCAAGCTTGGGCGATCGAGGATGTCTTGCGCAAGACGAAGCTAGATATACGAGAGAAAACCGAGTTTGTCGGCTACGAAGTACTCTCGTCATTAGCTATAGTAAGACAGGTACTACACGCCGAAACACTTGATGACCCTTCACAAGTCACTTACGCTCTTATCTTAGATCAAACTCCTTTCTACGTGGAGGCTGGTGGACAGATTACCGACACGGGTGTGATTCGAGGAAGAAATGTAGTGGTCTTAGTTGATAAGATCTTCTTGTTGGATGGGTGGTTCTATGTGCACCTCGGTAGAATGTCGAAGGGGACCTTTGAGGACTTAAAAGAGTTAGCGGTCCCTCATGACAGACTTGATGATGTTACCTTTGTCGAACCAAGGACAGTCACCGCCCAAGTCGATGCCGAGCGCCGCTGGGATATCATGCGCAACCACACTGCCACCCATCTCGCCCATGCCGCTTTGCGCAAAGTTCTCGGCGAACATGTCAAGCAGTCCGGCTCGTATGTCGGCGATGACAAGCTCAGGTTCGATTTCTCACACCATCAGCCGATGTCGCCCGACGAAATCGCTGAAG contains:
- the alaS gene encoding alanine--tRNA ligase → MVVRERQTTIRTSEVRQSFLEFFRQRGHRLVESSPVVPFDDPTILFTNAGMNQFKDVFTGKRKPDFPRATSSQKCIRAGGKHNDLDNVGFTARHHTFFEMLGNFSFGDYFKAEAIEYGWEWVTKTLGLPKDRLYATVYLDDDEAYRLWAKFAPELRNGRILRFGKKDNYWSMGDIGPCGPCSEIHFDRGEKFGDGPNDIINGDTDRFVEIWNLVFMQFEQMPDGKLVKLPKPSVDTGAGLERITAIMNDAESNYGIDIFQSLIRSISEITGSRYEDHVPSHHVVADHIRALTFALSDGAGISNEGRGYVLRRILRRAARHGRELGAKEPFLHKLVPTLVGEMGDVYPEIRQKKDYVVSVIEAEEESFARTLDTGLELLSILAREVKSNGSSVIPGGDVFRLYDTYGFPYDLTETIAAEQGLALDREGFDKAMAAQQERSRGAASFEGQAWAIEDVLRKTKLDIREKTEFVGYEVLSSLAIVRQVLHAETLDDPSQVTYALILDQTPFYVEAGGQITDTGVIRGRNVVVLVDKIFLLDGWFYVHLGRMSKGTFEDLKELAVPHDRLDDVTFVEPRTVTAQVDAERRWDIMRNHTATHLAHAALRKVLGEHVKQSGSYVGDDKLRFDFSHHQPMSPDEIAEVERLVNEQILKSIDVKTDIMPVEEAKKSGAMALFGEKYGDTVRVVSVPGFSKELCGGTHVQNTSQIGPFFITVETGIASGVRRLEAVTGREAQKQMLERKRLVLGLSSSFNRPESELLAGVEALRTENAALQKEIRRLKTDLVSGAGQSLGSETKVGALSVWVHDFGESDRETMAAWMDSRKESNQPVVALGVGMTNGKTAVMLAASSAAIEKHSVNAGNLLRDLLAEHGGRGGGKPNFAQGGTASAVNPELLKKKLITLLNG
- a CDS encoding RecX family transcriptional regulator; this translates as MDDQPKIISVEEKPGGVRLTVSGRTEDIILPIDLVYRYNLKPGVTITPAQMDQLLAESGRFLCDRETARLLAVREHSSGEIVVKLKRKGFGEKLIAATVEKFRKRGLIDDPRLAMKLAQQALERKPAGRAFLVAVLRRKMIDRMLAELTVDTLLDEIDDIQSAIQALRQRWPVPEQIEVESVRDKAYSYLSRRGFGYETARAACSAVFGSPRKADDD
- a CDS encoding DUF4388 domain-containing protein yields the protein MDLQGNIEKFALVEILQLLATGRKSGTLGIQHDDSIIMIYFEAGDVIYAYGPRETFHLGQLLTERGK